A region from the Corticium candelabrum chromosome 14, ooCorCand1.1, whole genome shotgun sequence genome encodes:
- the LOC134189649 gene encoding pre-mRNA cleavage complex 2 protein Pcf11-like isoform X1, which translates to MADSESPAMVVSREYAASLKELQFNSKPQINALTIVADENRKHAVQIVRSVETRLSQVSGQRKMPLLYLLDSIVKNLGGDYIDLVAQNLVSTFCSAFEQADEQMRRDLFKLRQTWSSYFPTKKLHAIDQRVNVMDPNWPVTAGGPIHVNPKFISQEGNPLPDSKSKQASKPVPVPTVRRPEDMRPSRETPIEVKRRPVGPKEQALERRDQMQRVVEPEDRTLERRVAVSVARPSPVGHTGGDCITMERNRVLLPDPRGSPSSDDPRFKVSDAKRPRLDDDARDRSRYHVAERETREDEKYVARRDEFPSQREAMNSFHSLIEVPPEKLLDNENYILKQAEALLQSRYIEHEERQALFRLIKELHRQQTLQEERTYSAGVERRLAAPIPAPTRPPPPPEQRFAPAPLPSAPLPAPPPSGPPPRLLLKEEEDELLRKKQEDDRRRREEENERRMQERQMWNASSGAAGQTKVNGILRASEPADAAVRPHLANNVSELFQRLLQTGILSEAQRKSENNDYKSISSMQRPPLPDIKLVPSDLRELQNVVVVGLYSGQQCPTCGVRFVGSKSSEYSSHLDWHFKLKRREKANKIPTRKWMFPAEDWVKFIDYDNLEDTARSTVFDMEKEEVMTKEHKVESCPVKSEDEEVCPICHEAFEQFWEEDHEEWHFKDAVRISGIVYHVSCYEDAKVQEETEGHLTSVHSEQTGAAELTEKGSSGDSAVDANVEQQSASTSVGFESVKSDENHPLGAS; encoded by the exons ATGGCGGACAGCGAGTCTCCTGCGATGGTCGTCTCTCGCGAGTACGCGGCTTCTTTAAAGGAGTTACAGTTCAACTCAAAGCCTCAAATTAACGCGTTAACAATTGTAGCCGATGAAAACCGCAAACACGCTGTCCAAATCGTGAGGAGTGTGGAAACACGACTGAGTCAA GTGTCTGGTCAACGAAAGATGCCCTTGCTCTATCTATTGGACTCTATCGTAAAGAACCTGGGAGGGGATTATATTGATTTGGTTGCCCAAAATCTGGTTTCCACTTTCTGCAGCGCGTTTGAGCAG GCTGACGAGCAGATGCGTCGAGATTTATTCAAATTGCGTCAGACGTGGTCTTCGTATTTTCCTACGAAGAAGCTTCATGCTATTGACCAGCGTGTGAATGTGATGGATCCCAATTGGCCTGTTACTGCTGGTGGTCCCATACATGTCAACCCCAAATTTATCTCCCAG GAAGGGAACCCTTTGCCTGATTCAAAGTCAAAGCAAGCATCGAAGCCTGTACCTGTACCAACCGTTCGTCGCCCCGAAGATATGAGGCCTTCCAGAGAGACACCGATAGAAGTAAAGAGAAGGCCGGTAGGACCTAAAGAGCAGGCTCTAGAGCGTAGAGATCAAATGCAAAGAGTGGTCGAGCCCGAAGATCGCACGCTGGAGCGTCGGGTGGCGGTATCGGTTGCCCGTCCGTCACCCGTAGGTCACACCGGGGGCGACTGCATCACAATGGAACGAAATCGTGTGCTTCTTCCCGATCCCCGCGGGAGCCCTTCGTCCGACGATCCACGTTTCAAAGTGTCCGATGCGAAGAGACCGCGACTAGACGACGATGCGCGCGATAGAAGTCGTTATCACGTCGCAGAGCGTGAGACGCGAGAGGATGAGAAATATGTGGCACGACGGGACGAGTTCCCGTCGCAACGCGAGGCGATGAACAGCTTTCACAGCTTGATCGAAGTTCCACCGGAGAAACTGCTAGATAACGAAAATTACATTCTGAAGCAG GCAGAAGCATTGCTGCAGTCTCGTTACATTGAACATGAAGAACGACAGGCGCTCTTTAGACTTATCAAAGAACTACACCGGCAACAAACTTTACAAGAAGAAAGGACATACAGTGCAGGCGTTGAGAGAAGACTCGCTGCTCCAATACCAGCACCAACGAgacctcctcctcctcctgaaCAACGATTCGCTCCCGCTCCTCTTCCATCAGCTCCGCTTCCTGCTCCTCCTCCTTCAGGGCCTCCTCCTCGTCTTCTTCTGaaggaagaagaagacgaGCTTTTGAGGAAGAAGCAAGAGGACGACAGACGTCGTAGAGAGGAAGAGAACGAGAGGCGGATGCAAGAACGACAGATGTGGAACGCAAGTAGTGGCGCTGCAGGTCAGACTAAAGTCAATGGCATTCTACGAGCATCAG AACCTGCCGATGCCGCTGTGAGGCCTCACTTGGCAAATAACGTTAGCGAACTTTTTCAAAGACTACTACAGACTGGTATTCTCTCTGAAGCGCAGCGTAAGTCGGAAAACAACGACTACAAGTCGATTAGTTCGATGCAGAGACCTCCCCTACCCGACATCAAACTCGTACCCAGTGATCTACGAGA GCTCCAGAACGTGGTCGTAGTTGGCCTGTACAGCGGTCAGCAGTGTCCTACTTGCGGAGTGCGCTTTGTCGGGTCCAAGTCTAGTGAGTACAGCTCGCATCTCGACTGGCACTTCAAGTTGAAACGAAGAGAAAAGGCGAACAAGATACCGACGAGAAAATGGATGTTTCCTGCCGAG GATTGGGTCAAGTTTATTGATTATGACAATCTTGAAGATACGG CGCGCAGCACAGTATTCGATATGGAGAAAGAAGAAGTTATGACCAAAGAACATAAAGTAGAAAGCTGTCCTGTCAAATCCGAGGACGAAGAG GTTTGTCCGATCTGTCACGAAGCCTTCGAGCAGTTTTGGGAAGAAGATCACGAGGAGTGGCACTTTAAGGACGCCGTACGCATAAGCGGAATC GTGTACCACGTTAGTTGTTACGAAGATGCTAAGGTACAG GAGGAGACTGAAGGGCACCTGACCAGCGTTCACTCTGAACAGACAGGCGCAGCTGAATTGACGGAGAAGGGCAGCAGTGGTGACAGTGCGGTTGATGCGAACGTGGAACAGCAGAGTGCGAGTACGTCTGTTGGTTTTGAATCAGTCAAAAGCGATGAAAATCATCCACTAGGAGCCAGTTGA
- the LOC134189649 gene encoding pre-mRNA cleavage complex 2 protein Pcf11-like isoform X2, which produces MADSESPAMVVSREYAASLKELQFNSKPQINALTIVADENRKHAVQIVRSVETRLSQVSGQRKMPLLYLLDSIVKNLGGDYIDLVAQNLVSTFCSAFEQADEQMRRDLFKLRQTWSSYFPTKKLHAIDQRVNVMDPNWPVTAGGPIHVNPKFISQEGNPLPDSKSKQASKPVPVPTVRRPEDMRPSRETPIEVKRRPVGPKEQALERRDQMQRVVEPEDRTLERRVAVSVARPSPVGHTGGDCITMERNRVLLPDPRGSPSSDDPRFKVSDAKRPRLDDDARDRSRYHVAERETREDEKYVARRDEFPSQREAMNSFHSLIEVPPEKLLDNENYILKQAEALLQSRYIEHEERQALFRLIKELHRQQTLQEERTYSAGVERRLAAPIPAPTRPPPPPEQRFAPAPLPSAPLPAPPPSGPPPRLLLKEEEDELLRKKQEDDRRRREEENERRMQERQMWNASSGAAGQTKVNGILRASEPADAAVRPHLANNVSELFQRLLQTGILSEAQRKSENNDYKSISSMQRPPLPDIKLVPSDLRELQNVVVVGLYSGQQCPTCGVRFVGSKSSEYSSHLDWHFKLKRREKANKIPTRKWMFPAEDWVKFIDYDNLEDTARSTVFDMEKEEVMTKEHKVESCPVKSEDEEVCPICHEAFEQFWEEDHEEWHFKDAVRISGIVYHVSCYEDAKEETEGHLTSVHSEQTGAAELTEKGSSGDSAVDANVEQQSASTSVGFESVKSDENHPLGAS; this is translated from the exons ATGGCGGACAGCGAGTCTCCTGCGATGGTCGTCTCTCGCGAGTACGCGGCTTCTTTAAAGGAGTTACAGTTCAACTCAAAGCCTCAAATTAACGCGTTAACAATTGTAGCCGATGAAAACCGCAAACACGCTGTCCAAATCGTGAGGAGTGTGGAAACACGACTGAGTCAA GTGTCTGGTCAACGAAAGATGCCCTTGCTCTATCTATTGGACTCTATCGTAAAGAACCTGGGAGGGGATTATATTGATTTGGTTGCCCAAAATCTGGTTTCCACTTTCTGCAGCGCGTTTGAGCAG GCTGACGAGCAGATGCGTCGAGATTTATTCAAATTGCGTCAGACGTGGTCTTCGTATTTTCCTACGAAGAAGCTTCATGCTATTGACCAGCGTGTGAATGTGATGGATCCCAATTGGCCTGTTACTGCTGGTGGTCCCATACATGTCAACCCCAAATTTATCTCCCAG GAAGGGAACCCTTTGCCTGATTCAAAGTCAAAGCAAGCATCGAAGCCTGTACCTGTACCAACCGTTCGTCGCCCCGAAGATATGAGGCCTTCCAGAGAGACACCGATAGAAGTAAAGAGAAGGCCGGTAGGACCTAAAGAGCAGGCTCTAGAGCGTAGAGATCAAATGCAAAGAGTGGTCGAGCCCGAAGATCGCACGCTGGAGCGTCGGGTGGCGGTATCGGTTGCCCGTCCGTCACCCGTAGGTCACACCGGGGGCGACTGCATCACAATGGAACGAAATCGTGTGCTTCTTCCCGATCCCCGCGGGAGCCCTTCGTCCGACGATCCACGTTTCAAAGTGTCCGATGCGAAGAGACCGCGACTAGACGACGATGCGCGCGATAGAAGTCGTTATCACGTCGCAGAGCGTGAGACGCGAGAGGATGAGAAATATGTGGCACGACGGGACGAGTTCCCGTCGCAACGCGAGGCGATGAACAGCTTTCACAGCTTGATCGAAGTTCCACCGGAGAAACTGCTAGATAACGAAAATTACATTCTGAAGCAG GCAGAAGCATTGCTGCAGTCTCGTTACATTGAACATGAAGAACGACAGGCGCTCTTTAGACTTATCAAAGAACTACACCGGCAACAAACTTTACAAGAAGAAAGGACATACAGTGCAGGCGTTGAGAGAAGACTCGCTGCTCCAATACCAGCACCAACGAgacctcctcctcctcctgaaCAACGATTCGCTCCCGCTCCTCTTCCATCAGCTCCGCTTCCTGCTCCTCCTCCTTCAGGGCCTCCTCCTCGTCTTCTTCTGaaggaagaagaagacgaGCTTTTGAGGAAGAAGCAAGAGGACGACAGACGTCGTAGAGAGGAAGAGAACGAGAGGCGGATGCAAGAACGACAGATGTGGAACGCAAGTAGTGGCGCTGCAGGTCAGACTAAAGTCAATGGCATTCTACGAGCATCAG AACCTGCCGATGCCGCTGTGAGGCCTCACTTGGCAAATAACGTTAGCGAACTTTTTCAAAGACTACTACAGACTGGTATTCTCTCTGAAGCGCAGCGTAAGTCGGAAAACAACGACTACAAGTCGATTAGTTCGATGCAGAGACCTCCCCTACCCGACATCAAACTCGTACCCAGTGATCTACGAGA GCTCCAGAACGTGGTCGTAGTTGGCCTGTACAGCGGTCAGCAGTGTCCTACTTGCGGAGTGCGCTTTGTCGGGTCCAAGTCTAGTGAGTACAGCTCGCATCTCGACTGGCACTTCAAGTTGAAACGAAGAGAAAAGGCGAACAAGATACCGACGAGAAAATGGATGTTTCCTGCCGAG GATTGGGTCAAGTTTATTGATTATGACAATCTTGAAGATACGG CGCGCAGCACAGTATTCGATATGGAGAAAGAAGAAGTTATGACCAAAGAACATAAAGTAGAAAGCTGTCCTGTCAAATCCGAGGACGAAGAG GTTTGTCCGATCTGTCACGAAGCCTTCGAGCAGTTTTGGGAAGAAGATCACGAGGAGTGGCACTTTAAGGACGCCGTACGCATAAGCGGAATC GTGTACCACGTTAGTTGTTACGAAGATGCTAAG GAGGAGACTGAAGGGCACCTGACCAGCGTTCACTCTGAACAGACAGGCGCAGCTGAATTGACGGAGAAGGGCAGCAGTGGTGACAGTGCGGTTGATGCGAACGTGGAACAGCAGAGTGCGAGTACGTCTGTTGGTTTTGAATCAGTCAAAAGCGATGAAAATCATCCACTAGGAGCCAGTTGA
- the LOC134189651 gene encoding uncharacterized protein LOC134189651 — MTCPVESTLCPTNTTCCESVYSLSGYGCCLLPNAVCCENRQSCCPTGYICTNTTNSGTACKKEDGHGVLNGDELNFPCGQFQGQDCKSSTICNPGPEYNASSSQPTCLILGDSVSIGYTPFVVSKLNGSCFVQHSPWSTDGGACSTSYALSCINMFTRTARLNPIRPNVYLFNFGLHDYNLGTGDFFNEYVAELTKIRDHLLQSGAKLLWATTTPVPYSRDVNTVVEILNKMALGHVITPARIPSVDLYQAVIARCGPSPFWNCSISLNRLGSPNVHYNSDGYQYLASLISPAIEKLLHSQ, encoded by the exons ATGACGTGTCCTGTCGAATCGACGTTGTGCCCGACGAATACAACTTGCTGCGAATCCGTCTACTCACTAAGCGGCTACGGCTGCTGCCTACTGCCTAACGCAGTCTGCTGTGAAAACCGACAATCCTGTTGCCCTACGGGATACATTTGCACAAATACTACTAACAGCGGAACAGCTTGTAAGAAAGAG GACGGACACGGTGTGTTAAATGGTGACGAGTTGAACTTTCCCTGCGGTCAGTTTCAAGGACAAGACTGCAAATCGTCGACTATCTGCAATCCTGGACCGGAGTACAACGCCAGCAGTTCGCAACCGACTTGCCTCATCTTGGGCGACTCCGTCAGTATTGGCTACACTCCTTTTGTCGTCTCCAAGCTGAATGGCTCCTGCTTTGTTCAGCATTCGCCATGGAGCACCGACGGCGGTGCCTGCTCGACGTCGTACGCTCTAAGCTGCATAAACATGTTTACGCGTACAGCACGGCTAAATCCAATCCGGCCAAATGTCTATCTCTTCAATTTTGGACTGCACGATTACAACTTGGGCACGGGGGATTTCTTTAATGAATACGTTGCCGAGCTTACAAAAATACGAGACCACCTGTTGCAGTCGGGGGCAAAGCTTCTGTGGGCGACGACCACACCCGTGCCGTACAGCCGAGACGTCAATACTGTTGTGGAGATACTCAACAAGATGGCTTTAGGTCATGTCATTACTCCGGCGCGTATTCCGAGTGTCGACCTGTATCAGGCGGTCATTGCTAGGTGTGGACCATCGCCTTTCTGGAACTGCTCTATTTCGCTCAATCGTCTGGGCAGTCCGAATGTGCACTACAACTCGGACGGCTACCAGTACTTAGCGTCGCTCATATCTCCAGCAATCGAGAAGCTGCTCCATTCACAGTAG
- the LOC134189721 gene encoding protein Jade-1-like isoform X2, whose amino-acid sequence MQSQSPAGHHGQSTCPKEKENGSKPAEIFRKDLISAMKLPDGQTLQSGEYHIITDSWKLEWERGVQVCVNEVSSLKPHVRRINKSPKKRVYTDEYKLPKQRIKTPIPCQSEVTYDLDQMDLCWLKLLNRRRRGCNRGTIELECFEKAITHLELECHRKFVDAIATNEGLGIEYDASIPCDVCGETDGEEGNEMIFCDVCNVCVHQACYGIQVIPDGCWLCRPCMQNVQHPECVLCPNEGGALKPIRFHPKWCHVRCALWIPEVGVGNVDRMEPITKTELIPQSRWNLVCTICKRKQGACIQCSVKSCTVAYHVTCAVKAGIYMKTILDTTENKLGHVRHVSHCPKHTKEYLPNSISLSLNSRSDMSRGNIRESRLKRLEDNVHTLVSPKDVVDTVNVSERVASLIYNYWKMKRRAQGNCSLLDFPDPKKAAEDLKRHNQLTVQTSDLNWEAYSHQKVDLDKLLTLRTDMEKARNLSYMLIRRERWKKKHVQVHRDLNAKRCQLALEEAKREAKDKSKRQQKGDTLKGRRCSVKEWASQHGRRPGGDDGPFDGKRNDVGWNGVRLRPRRLAQQSRDRKSGQKRDGGGSENDVRCEKDGETEQLLVNNSNQLIRVSTTTNGVRSVLPEEAGVNSTDVNSLPLHDNETNTIQSSRISDPVTTATSVCFDRVRRKRKSGISCDDLLVSNLQERASLEAIVNCLKFKHARLIEENLEEQQDCDSTAVGFNVGALQELIESQQRVRSWVARASQALGRYEEQLVEPRAMKVAYDLRGEFERLLQCAFPRHSAQLLRDVERRRRHNNVYSKRRCMKSSCDRRGREEHMDERLSSVLLTPEVTPADSPSSRKALSSPLAHTNLPLMPSPASSDELIVVV is encoded by the exons TGAAATTACCCGATGGGCAGACGTTGCAGTCCGGTGAATATCATATTATTACTGATTCTTGGAAGCTGGAATGGGAAAGAGGTGTCCAG GTATGTGTCAATGAAGTGTCGTCGCTGAAACCTCACGTCAG ACGGATTAACAAGAGTCCAAAGAAACGAGTCTACACCGACGAATACAAACT TCCTAAGCAGCGCATCAAAACTCCAATTCCATGTCAAAGCGAAGTGACATATGACTTGGATCAAATGGACTTGTGCTGGTTGAAGTTGTTAAACAGGAGACGTAGAG GATGTAATCGTGGAACAATTGAATTGGAGTGCTTCGAGAAGGCAATAACACATCTGGAACTAGAG TGTCATCGCAAGTTTGTTGATGCAATAGCAACCAATGAAGGTCTTGGTATCGAGTATGACGCAAGCATTCCGTGTGATGTCTGCGGCGAG ACCGACGGGGAGGAAGGGAACGAAATGATATTTTGCGATGTGTGTAACGTCTGCGTTCATCAG GCATGTTATGGAATTCAAGTTATTCCCGATGGTTGTTGGCTGTGCCGGCCGTGTATGCAAAACGTTCAACATCCGGAGTGTGTGCTGTGCCCAAACGAAGGAGGAGCACTGAAACCCATCAG ATTTCATCCAAAGTGGTGTCACGTTCGCTGTGCGTTGTGGATACCCGAAGTCGGAGTTGGGAATGTGGACAGAATGGAACCGATCACGAAGACTGAGCTGATACCG caaAGCAGATGGAATTTGGTGTGCACCATATGCAAAAGAAAACAAGGAGCGTGCATTCAGTGTTCG GTAAAGTCGTGTACTGTGGCATACCATGTTACGTGTGCAGTGAAAGCAGGCATCTACATGAAGACAATCTTGGACACGACTGAGAACAAATTGGGTCATGTGAGACACGTG TCTCATTGTCCTAAACATACTAAGGAATATCTCCCTAACTCTATCTCTTTGTCGTTGAATTCAAGATCAGACATGAGCCGTGGAAACATTCGAGAGTCAAG ACTGAAGCGTCTTGAGGACAATGTTCACACTTTAGTGTCTCCTAAAGATGTTGTAGATACAGTAAACGTGTCAGAACGTGTTGCAAGTCTGATATACAACTACTGGAAGATGAAACGCAGG GCTCAGGGCAATTGTTCATTGCTTGACTTCCCGGATCCTAAGAAGGCTGCTGAAGACCTGAAGCGTCATAATCAACTAACTGTACAG ACTAGTGACCTTAACTGGGAAGCTTACTCGCATCAGAAAGTCGACTTAGACAAGCTCTTGACTCTCCGAACGGACATGGAGAAG GCTCGTAACCTAAGCTACATGTTGATACGGCGAGAAAGATGGAAGAAAAAGCACGTACAGGTGCATCGAGATTTGAACGCCAAACGGTGTCAGTTGGCATTAGAAGAGGCCAAGCGTGAAGCGAAAGATAAGTCGAAACGGCAACAGAAGGGAGACACTCTGAAGGGTCGGCGATGCTCAGTTAAGGAATGGGCTAGTCAACACGGTCGAAGACCGGGAGGTGACGACGGTCCGTTTGATGGCAAGAGAAACGACGTGGGCTGGAATGGAGTCCGACTTCGACCTCGTCGGTTGGCGCAGCAGTCTAGGGATAGAAAGAGTGGCCAGAAGAGAGACGGGGGTGGAAGTGAGAATGATGTTCGCTGCGAGAAGGATGGAGAAACGGAACAGTTATTGGTGAATAATTCCAATCAATTGATTCGAGTATCAACTACCACTAACGGTGTTCGCTCAGTACTTCCCGAGGAGGCGGGCGTTAACTCAACAGATGTGAATTCATTACCGTTGCACGACAATGAGACGAACACTATTCAGTCGTCACGTATTTCTGATCCAGTAACCACTGCTACGTCAGTGTGTTTTGATAGAGTCAGGAGGAAGCGGAAATCAGGCATCTCGTGCG ATGACTTACTGGTGAGCAACTTGCAGGAGAGAGCGTCACTGGAGGCGATTGTAAATTGTTTGAAATTCAAACACGCGCGGTTGATAGAGGAAAATTTGGAAGAGCAGCAAG ACTGTGACTCTACAGCTGTTGGCTTCAATGTCGGTGCTCTGCAG GAATTGATTGAAAGCCAACAACGTGTCAGATCATGGGTTGCGCGCGCGTCCCAG GCACTAGGTCGGTACGAGGAGCAGCTTGTCGAACCCCGAGCAATGAAAGTCGCATACGATCTCCGAG GAGAGTTTGAACGACTTTTGCAGTGTGCGTTTCCAAGACATTCGGCTCAGCTGTTGAGAGACGTCGAAAGAAGACGAAGACATAACAATGTTTACAGTAAGAGACGCTGTATGAAGTCTTCATGTGACAGGAGAGGAAGAGAGGAGCATATGGATGAGCGTCTTTCTTCCGTCTTATTGACTCCTGAAGTCACACCGGCTGACTCTCCGTCCTCGCGTAAAGCGCTATCCAGCCCGCTCGCGCACACGAATTTGCCTCTGATGCCGTCACCTGCAAGCAGCGACGAACTCATTGTCGTCGTCTAG
- the LOC134189721 gene encoding protein Jade-1-like isoform X1 — protein sequence MQSQSPAGHHGQSTCPKEKENGSKPAEIFRKDLISAMKLPDGQTLQSGEYHIITDSWKLEWERGVQVCVNEVSSLKPHVRRINKSPKKRVYTDEYKLPKQRIKTPIPCQSEVTYDLDQMDLCWLKLLNRRRRGCNRGTIELECFEKAITHLELECHRKFVDAIATNEGLGIEYDASIPCDVCGETDGEEGNEMIFCDVCNVCVHQACYGIQVIPDGCWLCRPCMQNVQHPECVLCPNEGGALKPIRFHPKWCHVRCALWIPEVGVGNVDRMEPITKTELIPIRHKNEVQYDYQSRWNLVCTICKRKQGACIQCSVKSCTVAYHVTCAVKAGIYMKTILDTTENKLGHVRHVSHCPKHTKEYLPNSISLSLNSRSDMSRGNIRESRLKRLEDNVHTLVSPKDVVDTVNVSERVASLIYNYWKMKRRAQGNCSLLDFPDPKKAAEDLKRHNQLTVQTSDLNWEAYSHQKVDLDKLLTLRTDMEKARNLSYMLIRRERWKKKHVQVHRDLNAKRCQLALEEAKREAKDKSKRQQKGDTLKGRRCSVKEWASQHGRRPGGDDGPFDGKRNDVGWNGVRLRPRRLAQQSRDRKSGQKRDGGGSENDVRCEKDGETEQLLVNNSNQLIRVSTTTNGVRSVLPEEAGVNSTDVNSLPLHDNETNTIQSSRISDPVTTATSVCFDRVRRKRKSGISCDDLLVSNLQERASLEAIVNCLKFKHARLIEENLEEQQDCDSTAVGFNVGALQELIESQQRVRSWVARASQALGRYEEQLVEPRAMKVAYDLRGEFERLLQCAFPRHSAQLLRDVERRRRHNNVYSKRRCMKSSCDRRGREEHMDERLSSVLLTPEVTPADSPSSRKALSSPLAHTNLPLMPSPASSDELIVVV from the exons TGAAATTACCCGATGGGCAGACGTTGCAGTCCGGTGAATATCATATTATTACTGATTCTTGGAAGCTGGAATGGGAAAGAGGTGTCCAG GTATGTGTCAATGAAGTGTCGTCGCTGAAACCTCACGTCAG ACGGATTAACAAGAGTCCAAAGAAACGAGTCTACACCGACGAATACAAACT TCCTAAGCAGCGCATCAAAACTCCAATTCCATGTCAAAGCGAAGTGACATATGACTTGGATCAAATGGACTTGTGCTGGTTGAAGTTGTTAAACAGGAGACGTAGAG GATGTAATCGTGGAACAATTGAATTGGAGTGCTTCGAGAAGGCAATAACACATCTGGAACTAGAG TGTCATCGCAAGTTTGTTGATGCAATAGCAACCAATGAAGGTCTTGGTATCGAGTATGACGCAAGCATTCCGTGTGATGTCTGCGGCGAG ACCGACGGGGAGGAAGGGAACGAAATGATATTTTGCGATGTGTGTAACGTCTGCGTTCATCAG GCATGTTATGGAATTCAAGTTATTCCCGATGGTTGTTGGCTGTGCCGGCCGTGTATGCAAAACGTTCAACATCCGGAGTGTGTGCTGTGCCCAAACGAAGGAGGAGCACTGAAACCCATCAG ATTTCATCCAAAGTGGTGTCACGTTCGCTGTGCGTTGTGGATACCCGAAGTCGGAGTTGGGAATGTGGACAGAATGGAACCGATCACGAAGACTGAGCTGATACCG ATCAGACATAAGAATGAGGTGCAGTATGACTAC caaAGCAGATGGAATTTGGTGTGCACCATATGCAAAAGAAAACAAGGAGCGTGCATTCAGTGTTCG GTAAAGTCGTGTACTGTGGCATACCATGTTACGTGTGCAGTGAAAGCAGGCATCTACATGAAGACAATCTTGGACACGACTGAGAACAAATTGGGTCATGTGAGACACGTG TCTCATTGTCCTAAACATACTAAGGAATATCTCCCTAACTCTATCTCTTTGTCGTTGAATTCAAGATCAGACATGAGCCGTGGAAACATTCGAGAGTCAAG ACTGAAGCGTCTTGAGGACAATGTTCACACTTTAGTGTCTCCTAAAGATGTTGTAGATACAGTAAACGTGTCAGAACGTGTTGCAAGTCTGATATACAACTACTGGAAGATGAAACGCAGG GCTCAGGGCAATTGTTCATTGCTTGACTTCCCGGATCCTAAGAAGGCTGCTGAAGACCTGAAGCGTCATAATCAACTAACTGTACAG ACTAGTGACCTTAACTGGGAAGCTTACTCGCATCAGAAAGTCGACTTAGACAAGCTCTTGACTCTCCGAACGGACATGGAGAAG GCTCGTAACCTAAGCTACATGTTGATACGGCGAGAAAGATGGAAGAAAAAGCACGTACAGGTGCATCGAGATTTGAACGCCAAACGGTGTCAGTTGGCATTAGAAGAGGCCAAGCGTGAAGCGAAAGATAAGTCGAAACGGCAACAGAAGGGAGACACTCTGAAGGGTCGGCGATGCTCAGTTAAGGAATGGGCTAGTCAACACGGTCGAAGACCGGGAGGTGACGACGGTCCGTTTGATGGCAAGAGAAACGACGTGGGCTGGAATGGAGTCCGACTTCGACCTCGTCGGTTGGCGCAGCAGTCTAGGGATAGAAAGAGTGGCCAGAAGAGAGACGGGGGTGGAAGTGAGAATGATGTTCGCTGCGAGAAGGATGGAGAAACGGAACAGTTATTGGTGAATAATTCCAATCAATTGATTCGAGTATCAACTACCACTAACGGTGTTCGCTCAGTACTTCCCGAGGAGGCGGGCGTTAACTCAACAGATGTGAATTCATTACCGTTGCACGACAATGAGACGAACACTATTCAGTCGTCACGTATTTCTGATCCAGTAACCACTGCTACGTCAGTGTGTTTTGATAGAGTCAGGAGGAAGCGGAAATCAGGCATCTCGTGCG ATGACTTACTGGTGAGCAACTTGCAGGAGAGAGCGTCACTGGAGGCGATTGTAAATTGTTTGAAATTCAAACACGCGCGGTTGATAGAGGAAAATTTGGAAGAGCAGCAAG ACTGTGACTCTACAGCTGTTGGCTTCAATGTCGGTGCTCTGCAG GAATTGATTGAAAGCCAACAACGTGTCAGATCATGGGTTGCGCGCGCGTCCCAG GCACTAGGTCGGTACGAGGAGCAGCTTGTCGAACCCCGAGCAATGAAAGTCGCATACGATCTCCGAG GAGAGTTTGAACGACTTTTGCAGTGTGCGTTTCCAAGACATTCGGCTCAGCTGTTGAGAGACGTCGAAAGAAGACGAAGACATAACAATGTTTACAGTAAGAGACGCTGTATGAAGTCTTCATGTGACAGGAGAGGAAGAGAGGAGCATATGGATGAGCGTCTTTCTTCCGTCTTATTGACTCCTGAAGTCACACCGGCTGACTCTCCGTCCTCGCGTAAAGCGCTATCCAGCCCGCTCGCGCACACGAATTTGCCTCTGATGCCGTCACCTGCAAGCAGCGACGAACTCATTGTCGTCGTCTAG